From the Streptomyces sp. NBC_00390 genome, the window GCGAACCCGCCTTTGCCCGCGCCGTCATGGGTGACCGCCGAGCCGAGGATCACGGCGTGCACCGTGTCGCCGTCGGCTCGGGCCCGCTCCAGCGGCTTGAGTACGAGCGCCGCCACTCCGTTGCCGCCGACGGTGCCGTCGGCCGCCGCGTCGAAGGCCCGGACCGCGCCGGTCCGCGAGATCGTCGACCCCTTGACGTGGCGGTGCCCGGTGACCTGCGGCAGATGGAGCGCGGAGGACCCGACCACCATCAGGTCTGCGTCCCCGTACCGCAGTGCCTGGCAGGCGAGATGCACGGAGACAAGCGCACTGGAGCAGGCGGTCGCCACGTTGACGGCGGGTCCGGTCAGACCGAGTGCGAACGCGGCCCGGCCGGCGGTGAAGTCGGCGTAGTTCCCTACTTGCAGCTGTTTGGCCGCCACCCAGTCGTCCGTGCTCTCGCCGGAGAGCTGGGCGGTCAGATAGCTGTGCAGCGAGTACAGGCGGTAGCCGGTGCTGGCGTGGACACCGATCCGGACCGTGGGGTCGGGCTGCGCGTACCCGGCGTCCTCCAGTGCATGGTGGGTGCACTCGAGGAGGAGCCGCTGCTGCGGGTCGGTCACCGTGGCCTCACGGCCGCTCATGCCGAAGAACGCGGCGTCGAAGCCGTCGATGCCTGGAAGCCTCGCGGACGCGCCGACGAAGTCCGGGGAGCGGTGCACCTCGGGCGGGAGACCGGAAGCGGCCAGTTCCGCCTCCGTGAACGACCGTACGTGCGAGACGCCGGCCCGGATGTCCGCCCAGTACTCCTCGGGTGTGTCAGCCCCCGGAAACCTCAGCGCCATCCCGATGACCGCCATGCGGTTGTCCGGCATCAGCTTCCTTCCCGTCCCGTTCCGTCTCCGTACGTCGGCGGCCCGCCAGCCTGAACAGGTACACGACCGCGACGGCGATGGCGAGGCCGTGCGACCAGGCGACGACGGCGAACGGCGATGCCATGGTGAGCGCGGCGGCGACGAGGAGCGTACCGACTCCGAATCCGAGGTTCTCGACGGTCGCCGAGATGCCGAACGCATGCCCGCGCAGGGCCTCCGGCAGGGTCTGCAGGTGTGAGGTGTAGGAGACCTCGGTGAGTCCGTCGGCCGCACCGGCCGCCACCGCGATCACGATCGTGGCCGCCATAGGGAGTCCGGCGAAGCCGAGGATGAAGGCCGAGGACATGGCGACCGTGCCCAGGCCGAAGCCGAACGCGCCGACCGAGCGCCCGCTGCGTGTGACGTACCGCTGGATCACCTGCTGCGCCAGCACGTTCCCGATGGCCCAGAACAGCCAGAACCGGCTGACGAACGCGGCCGGGTCACCGGGATCGAGCGCGCTGGAGTACACCGGCAGCGCCGCGTTGTGGGACGAGGACCCCAGGGCGTCGATGCCACGCAGACCCACCATCAGTCCCAGCATCGGCGCCGCCGTCAGTGACATCAGCGCGACCGGCAGCCGCTGGCGGCCGGGTGCCGCGTCCGTGGTGCCGGCCGTCTGCCGTGCCGCGGCAGGTGCCTGCTGCGTGCGCCGGGCCATCGCCGCGGGCAGCCACAGGACCGTCACGGCGCACAGCAGGAAGCTGGCCGCGTCCGTCAGGAAGGCCTCGGTGAAACCGAGCAGCGGCACCACGACGCCGGCCGAGGCGAATCCGGCGACCATCGCGAGCGAACGCGCGCCGACCATCAGCGAGTTGGCCCAGCTGCGCCGCTCGGTCCCCACCAGGTCCGGAATGGAGCTGCGCAGGGCGACCATGAACAGGGTGCTGCAGGCGCCCACCACGGCGGAGACGGTGAACAGGACCGCCGTGCCCAGCTTTTCGGGGGCAAGCACCAGCAACAGCATGACCGCGGCCTGGGCGATATTGGTCCAGAACATCAGTGGTTTCACCGCGACCCTTGCCAGCAGCGAACCAGCGGCGAGTCCGGCCACGAATCCGGCGGCGAGCCGGACCGCCATGAAGATTCCCATGGCCAGTGCGCTGCCCGTGGTCTCGTACACGAACAGGTTCAGCGCCACCAGGTTCAGGAAGGTGCCGTACGAGGAAACCGCGTACCCGGAGATCAGCAGGCGGTAGCGCCAGAGCTGTGTCACGATCGCGATTCGGCCGGAACGCAGGTGCCCCGCGCCGTGGCTGTGACTCGGTTCGGCTGACGCATGGTTCCCCTTCTCGACGCTTGCCCGGCGAGGTCTTCCCGCTCACCTCATGTTTGCCGCCGGAACCGCCACACCCCAGAGCCGAAGAATGCACAAATGTAATCTGCACAGTTGTGAACCCCGAGCAATCCACCAACATGACGTGCAATTGCGACAGTTCGCGGCCGGACGGACCGTGCGCCACCGCGCTCCACCGTTATCGCGCGGCTCTCTCCACCAAGACCCTGCCGCGGTCAGAGGTGCCTGCCTGCCTGTGGAGACTGAGACTTGTCACCGATTGCCCGGGCTCGCCGGAACTGGCCATGGTGGTCCCGCCCGACGCGGCGGCCTTCGCCGTGCTCGGCCCGCTGGAGGAAGCGATCGCCGGGCGGCAGAAAGAGCTGCATGCCGCCAGAGCGGCGCTGTCGGCGTTCACGGAGATCTACACCGAGACCCGCCGGCAGGAAGAGCCTCCGCTCACCCTGCTCACCGGCGGGGAACTCATCAACAGGTCCCTCGCCGCGGCCGTGGCCGCCTGCCGGACGGAGCTGCTGACCGCGCAGCCGGGCGGTGGACGCCCGCCGCATGCGCTCGGCGAGGCGCTGGAGAGGGACCTGCGGCTGCTGGGGCGCGGGGTGCGCCAGCAGACCATCTACCAGCACACCGTGCGCTCGCACCAGGCGACGATGTCCTACATCGAGCAGATCACCGACGCGGGCGCCGAAGTGCGGACGCTGAGCGAGGTGTTCGAGCGGATGATCATCTGTGACCGCAGGGTCGCCTTCATCCCGGTGTCCGAGGAACGCAGCGTCGCCGCGCTCCAGGTGAGGCACCCGGCGCTGGTCCGGCTGCTGGCCCAGTTCTTCGACAACGCCTGGGCGCGTTCCATCCCGGTGCACGCCGACAGCCCGTCGATGCGCTCGTCGCCCACCGTCACCTCCGACGTCCAGCGGGCGATCCTGCTGGCCGTGGTCTCCGGCGAGACGGACGACTCCATCGCCCGCCGGCTGGGGATGAGCAGGCGCAGTGTGGCCGAGCACATCCGCAAGGTGTCCCAGCGGCTCGGGAGCAGCAGCCGGGCCCAACTCGGATATCTGCTGGCGACTTCGGGTCTGCTCGACCCGGACGGGCCGGCCGAGACGGGGACGTGACCGGTCTGCCCGTGTCCCCGCCTTGCGGGTGCCGGGCGCTATGTGCAGCCCGGCGAGCGGGCGTTCAGGCCGGCACGAGGAACGGACCGGTGGTCCGGCAGGCGGGGTTGGCGCCCATACCGACCACCGCGCCCGCTCCGTACGGCAGGGCGCGGATGTGCGAGCCCGCGTATCCGTCCGGCGTCAGGAACACGTCCCAGGCCGCCATCCAGTCCTCGGTGCGACCGGTGTCGGGCGAGACCACGGGCTCGCGCCGCGGTACAACGCGTTCCTGGGCGATGAAGCCGCCGCCGGCGCTCTCCTGGAGAACCGTCGCCCAGTCGCGGTCGGACAGCTCCCAGCCGACGTGGATGCCCGAACCGGCGAAGTCCGCACGGGGTTTGACGATCAGCCGCTCGCGGTTCTGACGGCAGTGCTCGACGAGTGCGGGCGTCAGCTCCCGGGTCCAGGGCAGCACCCGGTCGATCAGCTCCACCTCCGCCGCGGTGAAGGCACCGCGGCCGCGTTCGTCGGAGAGCAGCGCGAGGCAGCCCTTGTTGGCGAAGAGTGAGGACTGGAAGGTGGTGAACAGCACCACCCGGCCCTCCTCGTGGGCGCGCAGGATCGGCTCGACGGCCTCCTCACCGCCGGGTGTGCGGACGGTCTGCGCGGCGGAGAAGTACCGCAGCACCACATCGACGGGGGTGCCGTCGAGCAGCAGTCGGCCGTCCTTCTCCCGGATCCCGCCCACCTCGCCGATCCGCAGATCGATCCCGAGGCGCTGCATCATCTCCTGGAAGGAGTGCACCAGATGGAGGTACGGGGCAAGGCCCCCGTCCCCCTCGACGAGTGCCACGACCGGGTCGGCGCCGCCGGTCAGCGGCGCGGCGGCGGCGCGCAGGGCGGCGGCGATCCGCTCGCCGGTGTGCACATAGCTGAGCCGGTGCGCCTCGGCGAACGACCGGAACTCCGGGACGCCGAGCAGGGCCCGCTGGATCTCGGCCCGGTCGGCACCCCCGAGTTCGCTGCCGACGTTGAACTCCAGCAGCTTGAAGGAGGTGCCGTCGTGGTAGATGTCGGCACGGCCGTACGGGACGGGATCGCCGCCCGCGAACCGGCGCATGAGGGCGGCCTGCCGGCCGGGTATGCCGAGTGCCGTGCAGTAGGCGCCCAGGTCGCCGTCGAAGAGGCGGTCCGGCAGCTGGGTGAGCAGGTCGAAGACCGACCGTATGTCGTCGGCGAAGGCACGCATCGGGCCCTCGTCTATGAAGAACGGTCGGGGAAGCAGCCGGTGACC encodes:
- a CDS encoding MFS transporter, with protein sequence MSGYAVSSYGTFLNLVALNLFVYETTGSALAMGIFMAVRLAAGFVAGLAAGSLLARVAVKPLMFWTNIAQAAVMLLLVLAPEKLGTAVLFTVSAVVGACSTLFMVALRSSIPDLVGTERRSWANSLMVGARSLAMVAGFASAGVVVPLLGFTEAFLTDAASFLLCAVTVLWLPAAMARRTQQAPAAARQTAGTTDAAPGRQRLPVALMSLTAAPMLGLMVGLRGIDALGSSSHNAALPVYSSALDPGDPAAFVSRFWLFWAIGNVLAQQVIQRYVTRSGRSVGAFGFGLGTVAMSSAFILGFAGLPMAATIVIAVAAGAADGLTEVSYTSHLQTLPEALRGHAFGISATVENLGFGVGTLLVAAALTMASPFAVVAWSHGLAIAVAVVYLFRLAGRRRTETERDGKEADAGQPHGGHRDGAEVSGG
- a CDS encoding LuxR C-terminal-related transcriptional regulator produces the protein MVVPPDAAAFAVLGPLEEAIAGRQKELHAARAALSAFTEIYTETRRQEEPPLTLLTGGELINRSLAAAVAACRTELLTAQPGGGRPPHALGEALERDLRLLGRGVRQQTIYQHTVRSHQATMSYIEQITDAGAEVRTLSEVFERMIICDRRVAFIPVSEERSVAALQVRHPALVRLLAQFFDNAWARSIPVHADSPSMRSSPTVTSDVQRAILLAVVSGETDDSIARRLGMSRRSVAEHIRKVSQRLGSSSRAQLGYLLATSGLLDPDGPAETGT